In one Achromobacter spanius genomic region, the following are encoded:
- a CDS encoding NAD(P)H-quinone oxidoreductase: protein MTVVPSTMQAVVAREPGDASVLALAARPVPVPGPGEVLLRVRAAGVNRPDIMQRQGAARVPAGVTDVLGLEACGEVVAAGPGVPEALLGQRLMSLLPGGGYAPWCVARVDHSFVAPACLDDDAAAALPEGLYTVWHNLFELGRLRMGQTVLIHGAAGGIGTLAVRMAHAAGARVVATAGRADRLPTLREMGAAQAVCYRDTDFVQACLDATQGQGVDVVLDMVGGDYVRRNLQALAFGGRHVSLSFLQGSQVSIDLLALMQKQLSLHSSTLRPQSAEEKTRMAQAITRHVLPLVSDGRIAPRVHASLRLSEAAQAHRLLESGDVFGKVVLRP from the coding sequence ATGACCGTCGTTCCTTCCACCATGCAGGCCGTGGTCGCCCGCGAACCCGGCGACGCCAGCGTGCTGGCGCTGGCGGCAAGGCCGGTGCCCGTGCCGGGCCCCGGCGAAGTGCTGCTGCGCGTGCGTGCAGCCGGCGTCAACCGGCCCGACATCATGCAACGGCAAGGGGCCGCGCGCGTGCCAGCCGGCGTGACCGACGTGCTGGGCCTGGAAGCCTGCGGCGAGGTCGTCGCCGCAGGCCCCGGCGTGCCTGAAGCGCTGCTGGGGCAACGACTGATGAGCCTGTTGCCGGGCGGCGGCTATGCGCCCTGGTGCGTGGCGCGCGTCGACCATTCCTTTGTGGCGCCGGCGTGCCTGGACGATGACGCGGCGGCGGCCCTGCCCGAAGGCCTGTACACCGTGTGGCACAACCTGTTTGAGCTTGGCCGCCTGCGCATGGGCCAGACCGTGTTGATTCATGGCGCGGCGGGGGGCATTGGTACGCTGGCCGTCCGCATGGCGCACGCGGCGGGCGCGCGGGTGGTGGCCACGGCGGGGCGCGCGGACCGTTTGCCGACCTTGCGCGAGATGGGCGCGGCCCAGGCCGTGTGCTACCGCGACACGGACTTCGTGCAAGCCTGCCTGGACGCCACGCAGGGGCAGGGCGTGGACGTGGTGCTGGACATGGTGGGCGGCGACTATGTGCGGCGCAACCTGCAGGCGCTGGCCTTTGGCGGCCGCCACGTCAGCCTGTCTTTCCTGCAAGGGTCGCAAGTCAGCATCGACTTGCTGGCTCTGATGCAAAAGCAATTAAGCCTGCATTCATCAACGCTGCGGCCGCAAAGCGCCGAAGAGAAAACGCGCATGGCGCAGGCCATCACACGGCACGTGTTGCCCTTGGTGTCGGACGGCCGCATCGCCCCGCGTGTGCACGCCAGCCTGCGGCTGTCCGAGGCGGCGCAGGCGCACCGCCTACTGGAAAGCGGCGACGTCTTCGGCAAGGTCGTATTGCGTCCTTGA
- a CDS encoding SDR family oxidoreductase, with protein sequence MIESLKGKRVLITAGAQGIGLAIAQKFLASGAEVHICDVDAAACEAARSANPRMTVSVTDVSSEAQVAAMFADLAARWGKLDALINNAGVSGPTSRLEDTTLDAWQNTLDVNLTGTFLCARSAVPLLRAAGGGAIINISSVAGRLGFSLRSPYSASKFGLAGLTQTWAMELGPSNIRVNSVLPGVVSGDRVERVIAARAQAGGVSNDVMREQLVEKVSLRRMTRPEDVANQVAYLCSDEGAVISGQSISVCGNVEYLG encoded by the coding sequence ATGATTGAATCCTTGAAGGGCAAGCGCGTCCTGATCACTGCGGGCGCGCAGGGCATCGGCTTGGCCATCGCGCAGAAATTCCTGGCGTCCGGCGCCGAGGTGCACATCTGCGACGTGGACGCGGCAGCCTGCGAGGCGGCACGCAGCGCCAACCCGCGTATGACGGTAAGCGTGACAGACGTGTCCAGCGAAGCGCAGGTGGCGGCCATGTTCGCGGACTTGGCCGCGCGCTGGGGCAAGCTTGACGCCCTGATCAACAACGCGGGCGTGTCCGGCCCTACCAGCCGGCTGGAAGACACCACGCTGGACGCCTGGCAAAACACGCTGGACGTGAACCTGACCGGCACCTTCCTGTGCGCGCGCAGCGCCGTGCCCTTGTTGCGGGCGGCCGGTGGCGGCGCCATCATCAATATTTCGTCGGTGGCGGGCCGCCTGGGCTTTTCGCTGCGTAGCCCTTACAGCGCCAGCAAGTTCGGTCTGGCCGGGTTGACGCAGACGTGGGCCATGGAACTGGGGCCGTCCAATATTCGCGTCAACTCCGTGCTGCCGGGCGTGGTGTCGGGCGATCGCGTCGAGCGCGTCATTGCCGCCCGCGCACAGGCGGGCGGCGTCAGCAACGACGTGATGCGCGAACAACTGGTCGAGAAAGTCTCGCTACGCCGCATGACCCGCCCCGAAGACGTGGCCAATCAAGTGGCCTACCTGTGTTCCGACGAAGGCGCGGTCATCAGCGGGCAGAGCATCTCGGTGTGTGGCAACGTGGAGTACCTGGGCTGA
- a CDS encoding RidA family protein gives MKHKRIRTFNTKITYPEQSLDNDLCQAVVARGSTVFLRGQIGQNLDTSESVCIGDAAGQAEQAMANIAMLLKEAGGELEDICKITIYLIDPRYREAVYRVVGRWLKGVFPVSTGIVVSALARPEWLVEIDATAVIPD, from the coding sequence ATGAAACACAAGCGCATCCGCACCTTCAACACCAAGATCACCTATCCCGAACAGAGCCTGGACAACGATCTGTGCCAGGCCGTGGTGGCCCGGGGCAGCACGGTCTTCCTGCGGGGACAGATCGGACAGAACCTGGATACCTCTGAAAGCGTGTGCATCGGCGACGCCGCCGGGCAGGCCGAGCAGGCCATGGCGAACATCGCCATGCTGCTCAAGGAGGCGGGTGGCGAACTCGAGGACATCTGCAAGATCACCATTTACCTTATTGATCCGCGCTACCGCGAGGCCGTCTACCGCGTGGTGGGGCGCTGGCTCAAGGGGGTATTCCCGGTGTCCACCGGCATCGTGGTGTCGGCCTTGGCGCGGCCCGAATGGCTGGTCGAAATCGACGCCACCGCCGTCATCCCCGACTGA
- a CDS encoding type II 3-dehydroquinate dehydratase, with amino-acid sequence MNSSTPAIVWFLNGPNANLYGLDANKTYGAESFPALRDRCEKKAASLSLQLHFVQSNHEGQLIDWIQEARGDAQGIIINTAGLTYSSIPILDALLAFPGRIIEVHMSNIWRREAFRHHSYISKAADGVIAGLGGEGYELAIEAMSRLIARPA; translated from the coding sequence ATGAATTCCTCTACTCCTGCCATCGTTTGGTTTCTCAACGGCCCGAACGCCAATCTATACGGCCTGGACGCCAACAAGACCTATGGCGCCGAGAGCTTTCCGGCGCTGCGCGACCGTTGCGAAAAGAAGGCGGCCAGCCTGAGCCTGCAACTGCATTTCGTGCAATCCAACCATGAAGGCCAGCTGATCGACTGGATCCAGGAAGCGCGCGGCGATGCGCAAGGCATCATCATCAACACCGCGGGCCTGACGTATTCCTCGATTCCCATCCTGGATGCCCTGCTGGCGTTTCCCGGCCGCATCATCGAAGTCCACATGAGCAACATCTGGCGGCGCGAAGCGTTTCGCCATCATTCCTACATTTCCAAAGCGGCCGACGGCGTCATCGCGGGGCTGGGCGGCGAGGGCTACGAGCTGGCCATTGAAGCCATGTCGCGCCTGATTGCGCGGCCGGCTTGA
- a CDS encoding polyamine ABC transporter substrate-binding protein, translated as MIRKLTVAGLLAGALLGNVAWAQDALVVSTWGGSFRDLIDENIGKEFTRQTGVPVKYITGGTIDRLNKAKLSKTPESDITFTTSHIGWLYVDGGLFEKLDTAKLPNYANLVDRAKVSPYHVGSWAYVYTIGYRPDLTPKNIKFDSWNDLWNPELKGKLSAPDFDPSHIINVSAMLSGGDAKSWEKGQDKLRALKPNFKAFYTNDANSQQLIATGETPVQILLSMNAYYMISQGVPIKVVMPKEGAVLGIDTMGIMKGSTKADLAYKFMNIALSPEVQSKIVAFKKASPVVTNAKVSAEDAALPGVFTTKEQWDTQAIVIDDKLRAEKTAEWRKWFTENIMN; from the coding sequence ATGATTCGCAAACTTACGGTAGCCGGCCTGCTTGCCGGCGCGCTGCTTGGCAACGTCGCCTGGGCCCAGGACGCGCTGGTGGTCAGCACCTGGGGCGGCAGCTTCCGCGACCTGATCGACGAGAACATCGGCAAGGAATTCACCCGCCAGACCGGCGTGCCGGTCAAGTACATCACGGGCGGCACGATCGACCGGCTCAACAAGGCCAAGCTGAGCAAGACCCCGGAAAGCGACATCACCTTCACCACGTCGCACATTGGCTGGCTGTATGTGGACGGTGGCCTGTTCGAAAAGCTGGACACCGCCAAGCTGCCCAACTACGCCAACCTGGTGGACCGCGCCAAGGTCAGCCCGTATCACGTAGGCAGCTGGGCCTACGTGTACACCATCGGCTACCGCCCCGACCTGACACCCAAGAACATCAAGTTCGATAGCTGGAACGACCTGTGGAACCCCGAGCTCAAGGGCAAGCTGTCGGCGCCGGACTTCGACCCGAGCCACATCATCAACGTGTCGGCCATGCTGTCGGGCGGCGACGCCAAGTCGTGGGAAAAAGGCCAGGACAAGCTGCGTGCGCTGAAGCCGAACTTCAAGGCCTTCTACACCAACGACGCCAACAGCCAGCAACTGATCGCCACCGGCGAAACCCCGGTGCAGATCCTGCTGTCGATGAACGCCTATTACATGATCAGCCAGGGCGTGCCGATCAAGGTGGTGATGCCCAAGGAAGGCGCCGTGCTGGGCATCGACACCATGGGCATCATGAAGGGCAGCACAAAGGCGGACCTGGCCTACAAGTTCATGAACATCGCCTTGTCGCCCGAAGTGCAGTCCAAGATCGTGGCCTTCAAGAAGGCCAGCCCGGTTGTCACCAACGCCAAGGTATCGGCCGAGGACGCGGCGCTGCCCGGCGTGTTCACCACCAAGGAACAGTGGGACACGCAGGCCATCGTGATCGACGACAAGCTGCGCGCCGAGAAGACCGCGGAATGGCGCAAGTGGTTCACCGAAAACATCATGAACTGA
- a CDS encoding flavin-containing monooxygenase, producing the protein MSVEKTNTLVIGAGQAGIAMSEHLGAMGIDHIVLERKRIAERWRSERWDSLVANGPAWHDRFPSLKFDDIGADVFPPKERMAQYFEDYARMINAPVRTGVEVLRVQRNQKRPGFTITTSDGVFEALHVVTATGAFQIPSYPAIVPEDAGIQQVHSSAYKNPDQLADGAVLVVGAGASGSQIAEELRRAGRTVYLSVGEHYRPPRSYRERDYCWWLGALGMWDEVKKKPKREHVAFAVSGYDNGKTIDFRRLAHAGIQLVGITQRFENGVMAFQEGLAENVAQGDADYFEVLREADAYIEQNGLDLPAEPEAWELLDDPDCLTNPILSLNLAQAGITSIVWATGFKVDYRWMEVDVFDDQGYPVHKRGITTEKGIYFLGLPNQSNRSSSFIWGVWHDAKYIADHIGIHLDYLAYEKNGGMPTA; encoded by the coding sequence ATGTCAGTGGAAAAAACCAATACCTTGGTGATCGGCGCCGGCCAAGCCGGCATCGCGATGAGTGAGCACCTGGGCGCGATGGGCATTGACCACATCGTGCTGGAACGCAAGCGCATCGCCGAACGCTGGCGCTCTGAACGCTGGGACTCGCTGGTGGCCAACGGCCCCGCCTGGCACGACCGTTTTCCCAGCCTGAAGTTCGACGACATCGGCGCGGACGTGTTCCCGCCCAAGGAACGCATGGCGCAATATTTTGAAGACTACGCCAGGATGATCAATGCGCCCGTGCGCACCGGCGTCGAGGTCCTGCGTGTGCAACGCAACCAGAAGCGGCCCGGCTTCACCATCACGACATCGGATGGGGTATTTGAAGCGCTGCATGTCGTGACCGCAACCGGCGCATTTCAGATTCCCAGCTATCCAGCCATCGTGCCTGAAGACGCGGGCATTCAGCAGGTGCATTCATCGGCTTACAAAAACCCCGACCAGCTTGCCGACGGCGCGGTGCTGGTGGTGGGTGCGGGCGCTTCGGGCTCGCAGATTGCCGAGGAATTGCGCCGCGCGGGACGCACCGTGTACCTGTCCGTTGGCGAACACTATCGCCCGCCCCGTTCCTACCGCGAACGCGACTACTGCTGGTGGCTGGGCGCGCTGGGCATGTGGGACGAGGTCAAGAAAAAGCCCAAGCGCGAGCACGTCGCCTTTGCGGTCAGCGGCTACGACAACGGCAAAACCATCGACTTCCGCCGTCTGGCGCATGCGGGCATTCAGTTGGTCGGCATCACGCAGCGCTTTGAGAACGGCGTGATGGCATTCCAAGAGGGCTTGGCCGAGAACGTGGCGCAAGGCGATGCGGACTACTTTGAAGTGTTGCGCGAGGCCGACGCCTATATCGAACAGAACGGCCTGGACCTGCCGGCAGAACCCGAAGCCTGGGAATTGCTGGACGACCCCGACTGCCTGACAAACCCCATCCTTAGCCTGAACCTGGCGCAGGCCGGCATCACCAGCATCGTCTGGGCAACCGGCTTCAAGGTGGATTACCGCTGGATGGAAGTGGACGTGTTCGACGACCAGGGCTATCCGGTCCACAAGCGCGGCATCACCACTGAAAAAGGCATCTATTTTCTGGGCCTGCCGAACCAGTCGAACCGATCGTCGTCGTTTATCTGGGGTGTGTGGCACGACGCGAAATACATCGCGGACCACATCGGCATCCATCTGGACTATCTGGCGTATGAGAAGAACGGGGGAATGCCCACGGCTTGA
- a CDS encoding ABC transporter permease: MAIKHTLPLPLRIGVPLLIALILAFVLLPVVVVTLASFNDKALLTFPPEAWSLRWFERVFTYPDFQQGFRASLIVMVWASFLALFIGTALAIAVKRMGFPGKDMLQAILLSPLVIPHFTLGLGLLILVAQFDMDRGYGLVILCHVMLVLPFVMRSVYVSMENIDERLEQAAASLGASPLKVMFTVTVPLLAPGLFGGWLFAAIMSFSEFTASLFVTTQLTQTLPVSMYNYVREFADPTLAALSVVYIAVTASLLALANAFLGLGKILNIEEVE, from the coding sequence ATGGCCATCAAACATACCCTGCCCTTGCCGCTGCGCATCGGCGTGCCGCTGCTGATCGCCCTGATCCTGGCCTTCGTGCTGTTGCCCGTGGTGGTGGTGACCCTGGCGTCGTTCAACGACAAGGCGCTGCTGACGTTTCCGCCCGAAGCCTGGTCGCTACGCTGGTTTGAACGGGTGTTCACGTACCCGGACTTCCAGCAGGGCTTTCGCGCCAGCCTGATCGTGATGGTCTGGGCGTCGTTCCTGGCGCTGTTCATCGGCACCGCGCTGGCCATCGCCGTCAAGCGCATGGGCTTTCCCGGCAAGGACATGTTGCAGGCGATCTTGCTGTCGCCGCTGGTGATCCCCCATTTCACGCTGGGCCTGGGGCTGCTGATTCTGGTGGCGCAGTTTGATATGGACCGGGGCTACGGCCTGGTCATCCTGTGCCATGTGATGCTGGTGTTGCCCTTCGTGATGCGCAGCGTGTATGTGTCCATGGAGAATATCGACGAACGCTTGGAACAGGCGGCGGCCAGCCTGGGCGCGTCGCCCTTGAAGGTGATGTTCACGGTGACCGTGCCCTTGCTGGCGCCCGGTCTCTTTGGCGGGTGGTTGTTCGCCGCCATCATGTCGTTCAGTGAATTCACCGCGTCGCTCTTCGTCACGACGCAACTGACGCAGACGCTGCCGGTGTCGATGTACAACTACGTGCGTGAATTCGCGGACCCGACCCTGGCCGCGCTATCGGTGGTGTATATCGCCGTGACGGCCAGCCTGCTGGCGCTTGCCAACGCCTTCCTGGGCCTGGGCAAGATCCTGAATATCGAAGAGGTGGAGTAG
- a CDS encoding 2-hydroxyacid dehydrogenase yields the protein MTSSNTASNTASNSASNTASNIESLAAPSGAMVFYSQFDDFTAWKQALQARMPRLRILHESEVDDPTAIHYALAWKPPAGFFDPMSNLRLIINLGAGVDSLVGRNDLPAGVPITRITDPQMARMMAGYVLFATLRHARDIPWFEQAQRRGEWAYRHPRSPEDTRVAVLGLGELGAYAAHELQRQGFTVLGWSRSPRQIAGVQCHAGMDALDTVISQADILVIMLPLTPQTRGLLNRTRLEKLPRGAALINVARGALVDQAAMTTLLQSGHIGAATLDVFEREPLPGDDPLWPMDNVLITPHLASVAIPASAAAQIAENIARVSRGDAPANQIDPSRGY from the coding sequence ATGACGTCAAGCAACACCGCGAGCAACACGGCAAGCAACTCGGCAAGCAACACGGCAAGCAACATCGAAAGCCTCGCCGCGCCGTCTGGCGCGATGGTCTTCTACAGCCAGTTCGACGATTTCACCGCGTGGAAACAGGCATTGCAGGCGCGCATGCCACGGTTGCGCATCCTACACGAGAGCGAGGTCGACGACCCCACCGCCATCCACTACGCGCTGGCCTGGAAGCCACCCGCCGGATTCTTCGACCCCATGTCCAACCTGCGCCTGATCATCAACCTGGGCGCGGGGGTGGATTCGTTGGTTGGCCGTAACGATCTTCCGGCCGGCGTACCCATTACCCGCATCACCGACCCGCAGATGGCCCGCATGATGGCGGGCTACGTGCTGTTCGCCACGCTGCGCCATGCGCGTGATATCCCCTGGTTTGAACAGGCGCAGCGCCGTGGGGAATGGGCGTACCGGCACCCGCGCTCGCCAGAGGACACGCGGGTTGCGGTGCTGGGCCTGGGGGAACTGGGCGCGTATGCGGCCCATGAGCTGCAACGCCAGGGTTTTACTGTGCTGGGCTGGTCGCGCAGCCCGCGCCAGATCGCGGGGGTGCAGTGCCACGCGGGTATGGACGCGCTGGATACGGTGATATCTCAAGCCGACATCCTGGTGATCATGCTGCCGCTGACGCCGCAAACGCGTGGTCTGCTCAACCGGACACGGCTTGAAAAGCTGCCGCGCGGGGCCGCGCTGATCAACGTGGCGCGCGGCGCGCTGGTAGACCAGGCGGCCATGACGACGCTGCTGCAAAGCGGGCATATCGGCGCGGCAACCCTGGATGTCTTTGAACGCGAGCCCCTGCCCGGCGATGATCCGCTTTGGCCCATGGACAACGTGCTGATCACGCCGCATCTGGCGTCTGTCGCCATTCCGGCATCGGCGGCGGCGCAGATCGCCGAGAACATTGCGCGTGTTTCGCGCGGCGATGCCCCGGCCAACCAGATCGACCCGTCGCGCGGGTACTAA
- a CDS encoding ABC transporter permease — MNTRSSLRGWLISPAGLVAVCICVSMAAVLQFSVRAFIPGSLDVGGLTLANFSGLGKSVYLSAFANTLLLSIETTVCSLLVAYPLAYAMVRVRNRLLKSFILIVSITPLFLGEIVRTYSWIIVLGSNGFINTVLRKIGLIDLPLNLMFTHLGVLIALVHVTIPVVVLMLATAISHINRDYEKAAQSLGAGPVRTFLTVTLPLSMPGIIASITTSFAWTFSAFATPQMIGGGRVPTVSTLVYQLGFSSMNFPLAASLSVAGLTLTVVSLMLLGRATKRLKAMGAH, encoded by the coding sequence ATGAATACACGTTCCAGTCTGCGCGGCTGGTTGATCTCGCCGGCCGGCCTCGTCGCGGTATGCATCTGCGTGTCGATGGCGGCGGTGCTGCAATTCAGCGTGCGCGCCTTCATTCCCGGCTCTTTGGATGTGGGCGGGCTGACGTTGGCGAATTTCTCCGGGCTGGGCAAGTCCGTCTACCTGTCCGCCTTCGCCAACACGCTGCTGCTCAGCATCGAAACCACGGTCTGCTCTTTGCTGGTGGCCTACCCGCTGGCCTACGCCATGGTGCGGGTGCGCAACCGCCTGCTGAAATCGTTCATCCTCATCGTGTCGATCACGCCACTGTTCCTGGGTGAAATCGTCCGCACGTACTCGTGGATCATCGTGCTGGGCAGCAACGGCTTCATCAACACGGTGCTGCGGAAAATTGGCCTGATCGATCTGCCGCTGAACCTGATGTTCACACACCTGGGCGTGCTGATTGCGTTGGTGCATGTGACGATACCCGTGGTGGTGCTGATGCTGGCCACCGCCATTTCGCACATCAACCGCGACTATGAAAAAGCCGCGCAAAGCCTGGGCGCCGGCCCCGTGCGCACCTTCCTGACCGTTACGCTGCCGCTGTCCATGCCGGGCATCATCGCCAGCATCACCACGTCGTTCGCGTGGACGTTCAGCGCATTTGCCACGCCGCAGATGATCGGCGGCGGTCGTGTACCGACGGTGTCGACACTGGTCTACCAACTGGGCTTTTCTTCCATGAACTTTCCCCTGGCCGCGAGCCTGAGCGTTGCCGGCCTGACGTTGACGGTCGTGTCGCTGATGCTGCTGGGCCGGGCCACCAAGCGACTCAAAGCAATGGGAGCGCACTAG
- a CDS encoding DUF1028 domain-containing protein: MTFSIIARCPASGQFGAAVSSSSPAVASRCIRARAGVGAAVSQNITDPALGPLALDLMAAGHSPQQALDGLQERPFIAYRQLMAIDATHPPAIYTGASALGVLASAAGVHAACAGNMLASTDVPRAMLAAFERAEGALAERLMQALLAGQSAGGEAGPVHSAGLLVYQDLDWPIVDLRLDWVEAGPVEALYDAWKIYEPQLAAYVTRARDPREAPSFGVPGDL, encoded by the coding sequence ATGACCTTTTCGATCATTGCCCGCTGCCCAGCCTCCGGCCAGTTTGGCGCGGCCGTTTCGTCGTCTTCGCCCGCCGTGGCCTCGCGCTGCATCCGTGCGCGCGCGGGCGTGGGGGCTGCCGTCAGTCAGAACATCACCGACCCCGCGCTGGGGCCGCTGGCGCTGGACCTGATGGCAGCCGGGCATAGTCCGCAACAAGCGCTGGATGGCTTGCAGGAACGGCCTTTCATCGCGTATCGCCAGTTGATGGCGATAGACGCCACGCACCCGCCTGCCATCTACACCGGCGCCAGCGCGCTGGGCGTGCTGGCCAGCGCGGCGGGTGTGCATGCGGCCTGCGCCGGCAACATGCTCGCCAGCACCGACGTGCCGCGCGCCATGCTGGCCGCGTTCGAGCGGGCAGAGGGCGCGCTGGCCGAACGTCTGATGCAGGCGCTGCTGGCTGGCCAGTCGGCGGGTGGGGAAGCGGGGCCGGTGCATTCGGCTGGCCTGCTGGTTTATCAGGACCTGGACTGGCCCATCGTGGACCTGCGCCTGGATTGGGTAGAGGCGGGGCCGGTGGAAGCGCTGTACGACGCCTGGAAAATCTACGAGCCCCAGCTTGCGGCCTACGTGACGCGCGCGCGGGACCCGCGCGAGGCGCCAAGCTTCGGCGTGCCGGGCGACCTGTAA
- a CDS encoding glutathione S-transferase family protein has product MLQLLYAPTSPYVRKVMVCAHVAGVADQIQWLDSAANPVRRDARIAAHNPLAKVPTLILADGQALYDSRVICEYLAHLGGNADLFPAVGPRRWVALAQQALGDGLLDAALLARYERTARPAEYQWPVWRDAQLVKVGACLEQIEQQASDLINPLTDPQGAALAAQAPTIGEVTLGCALGYLDFRFPELDWRTGHPRAMQWEAAFRKLPAMQATLPHEA; this is encoded by the coding sequence ATGCTTCAACTGCTCTACGCACCCACGTCCCCCTACGTCCGAAAAGTCATGGTTTGCGCGCATGTGGCGGGCGTGGCGGATCAGATCCAATGGCTGGACAGCGCGGCCAACCCGGTGCGGCGCGATGCCCGTATCGCCGCCCATAACCCCTTGGCCAAGGTGCCGACGCTGATCCTGGCCGATGGCCAGGCGCTGTACGACAGCCGCGTCATCTGCGAATACCTGGCCCACCTGGGCGGCAACGCCGATCTGTTCCCCGCCGTGGGGCCGCGCCGCTGGGTCGCCCTGGCGCAACAGGCGTTGGGAGATGGGCTGCTGGACGCGGCCTTGCTGGCGCGCTATGAACGCACGGCCCGGCCGGCTGAATATCAATGGCCGGTGTGGCGCGATGCGCAACTGGTCAAGGTCGGCGCCTGCCTGGAGCAGATCGAACAGCAGGCCAGCGACCTGATCAACCCGCTGACCGACCCGCAGGGCGCTGCACTTGCCGCGCAAGCGCCCACCATCGGTGAAGTCACCCTGGGCTGCGCGCTGGGCTATCTGGATTTTCGTTTTCCTGAACTGGACTGGCGCACCGGCCATCCGCGCGCCATGCAATGGGAAGCGGCGTTTCGCAAGCTCCCCGCCATGCAGGCAACCCTTCCCCATGAAGCTTGA
- a CDS encoding ABC transporter ATP-binding protein: MQNSPVSPKSSSAVSLEGVVKKYRQQTVLQELSLKIRRGEFLTLLGPSGCGKTTLLNLIAGFAQADNGEIFIEDQLVTDLPPYQRQIGMVFQNYALFPHMTVARNIGYGLRMRRMPADEIAQRVAEAMALVKLDGLGERKPRELSGGQQQRVALARALVIRPKVLLLDEPFSALDKGLRGSMQVEIREIQRKLGVTTVFVTHDQGEALAMSDRIAVMSSGVIRQIATPDELYRNPQAPFVASFLGDVNILPAHYHGSDPDGILLRLGAGLIRVARDRLVGGSHEGRRLDIYVRPEQIRLESLHSESVLSGTVVNHVFQGDHIDSYIDVDIPVAGHQRVMVRSAGLDALQHWPVGSVTGLALPGQGISVFNVS; the protein is encoded by the coding sequence ATGCAGAACAGCCCCGTGTCCCCAAAATCGTCCAGCGCGGTGAGCCTGGAAGGAGTGGTCAAGAAGTACCGTCAGCAGACGGTCTTGCAGGAGCTGTCGCTGAAGATCCGGCGTGGTGAATTCCTGACGTTGCTGGGGCCGTCAGGCTGCGGCAAGACCACGCTCTTGAACCTGATCGCGGGCTTCGCGCAAGCGGACAACGGCGAGATCTTCATCGAAGATCAACTGGTTACGGATCTGCCGCCCTATCAGCGGCAGATTGGCATGGTGTTCCAGAACTACGCGCTGTTTCCCCATATGACGGTGGCGCGCAACATTGGCTATGGCCTGCGCATGCGAAGGATGCCGGCCGACGAGATTGCCCAGCGCGTGGCAGAGGCCATGGCGCTGGTCAAGCTGGATGGGTTGGGCGAACGCAAGCCCCGCGAGCTGTCCGGCGGCCAGCAGCAGCGCGTGGCGCTGGCGCGCGCCTTGGTGATACGCCCCAAGGTGCTGCTGCTGGACGAGCCGTTCTCGGCGCTGGACAAGGGTCTGCGCGGCTCGATGCAGGTGGAAATTCGCGAGATCCAGCGCAAGCTGGGCGTGACCACGGTGTTCGTCACGCACGATCAGGGCGAGGCGCTGGCCATGTCGGATCGCATCGCGGTGATGTCCAGCGGCGTCATCCGCCAGATCGCCACGCCTGACGAGCTCTACCGCAATCCGCAAGCCCCGTTCGTGGCCTCGTTCCTGGGCGATGTGAACATCCTGCCCGCGCACTACCACGGGTCTGATCCGGACGGCATCTTGCTGCGCCTGGGCGCGGGCCTGATCCGCGTGGCGCGAGACCGGCTGGTGGGCGGCTCGCACGAAGGCCGCCGCCTGGACATCTATGTGCGGCCAGAACAGATCCGGCTTGAGAGCCTGCATAGCGAATCCGTGCTTAGCGGCACGGTCGTGAACCATGTGTTCCAGGGGGATCACATTGATTCCTATATCGACGTGGATATCCCCGTGGCCGGCCACCAGCGCGTGATGGTGCGCAGCGCGGGGCTGGACGCCTTGCAGCATTGGCCGGTGGGCTCGGTGACCGGCCTGGCGTTGCCCGGCCAGGGCATCAGCGTGTTCAACGTGTCGTAA